The following are from one region of the Nicotiana tomentosiformis chromosome 7, ASM39032v3, whole genome shotgun sequence genome:
- the LOC138895569 gene encoding uncharacterized protein — translation MDAIIWNVRSVKMMQIFERLITMHRRHHFEFIGILEPMQQARKMEIYRRRIGWATAVVNVSNKIWAFIDEVYGVTIVYNMVQQLTLRLLHTETHVELMLTLVYAKCDAIERIELWDSLYSMARDMPVPWLVGGYFNVIWDEKEKFGGLPVSLNEVDDFRHCIITCNLTDLGFKGTIFRW, via the coding sequence ATGGATGCAATTATATGGAATGTAAGATCAGTGAAGATGATGCAAATATTTGAGAGGCTCATCACAATGCATAGGAGGCACCACTTTGAATTTATAGGAATTCTAGAACCAATGCAACAAGCTAGAAAAATGGAAATATACAGAAGGAGGATTGGTTGGGCTACAGCAGTGGTGAATGTTTCCAACAAAATCTGGGCTTTCATCGATGAAGTCTATGGGGTTACAATTGTATATAACATGGTACAACAGTTAACATTAAGGTTACTTCATACAGAAACACATGTGGAACTCATGCTCACATTAGTATATGCAAAATGTGATGCGATTGAAAGAATAGAACTGTGGGACTCTTTGTATTCTATGGCTCGAGATATGCCAGTTCCATGGCTTGTGGGGGGATATTTTAATGTCATATGGGATGAAAAAGAAAAGTTTGGAGGCCTACCAGTTTCATTAAATGAAGTCGATGATTTTAGGCATTGCATCATTACGTGTAACTTAACAGATCTTGGCTTTAAAGGCACCATCTTTAGATGGTAG